Proteins from one Strix aluco isolate bStrAlu1 chromosome 10, bStrAlu1.hap1, whole genome shotgun sequence genomic window:
- the SERTM2 gene encoding serine-rich and transmembrane domain-containing 2: MTEIYFKFRGNLTGRVHFPTLATEVDTTADKYSSLYVYVGLFLTLLAILLILLFSMLLRLKHVISPITTSPEGTENIQQFTDVEMHSRIPTT, from the coding sequence ATGACTGAGATTTATTTCAAATTCCGTGGAAACCTGACTGGCCGCGTCCACTTTCCAACTCTGGCTACAGAAGTAGACACAACAGCAGATAAATACTCCAGCCTGTACGTGTACGTGGGATTGTTCCTAACACTTCTGGCTATCCTTCTCATATTGCTTTTCTCCATGCTCTTGCGCCTGAAGCATGTTATTTCCCCAATCACCACATCTCCAGAGGGCACTGAGAACATCCAGCAGTTCACGGATGTGGAAATGCACAGCAGGATTCCTACCACTTAG